TTGCGTTGGCGTGGGCATTGGAGCAACAACCAATCGGGAATGAGTTTCTTAGAGAAGGATCGGATTTAGTTAATGCGGTGTCAGGGGAAACTGAGAGATTGGGTGAAGCAGATGATAgtgatgataatgataaaagaGGAGATGGTGATCCAGAAAGTGGGGAAGAGAAGAGTACACAGGTTGATGTTCGTTCACTAGCATGGAGCTTAAGATTTGCGAGAACTGCAGATGATGTGGAAGAGGTTCTTAAGGACAAGGGTGAGTTGCCCCTTCAAGTATACTCATCCATGATTAGAGGTTTTGGCAGAGACAAGAGAATGAACTCCGCAATGGCTGTTGTTGAGTGGCTCAAGAAAAAGAAGCTTCAAACTAATGGTTTGATTGGCCCAAATCTTTTCATATATAATAGTCTATTGGGTGCAGTAAAACAGTCCCAAGAGTTTGGAGAAATGGATAAGGTCTTGAATGATATGGCTCAGGAAGGGGTCCTTCCTAATGTTGTAACTTACAACGCTTTAATGGCAATCTACTTGGAGCAAGGGCGGGCTACTGAGGCCCTTAATATTCTTGAAGAGATCCAGAAAAAGGGCTTGACCCCTTCTCCAGTTTCGTATTCTACGACATTGTTGGCTTATCGAAAAATGGAAGATGGACATGGAGCTCTAAGGTTATTTATTGAGTTCAGAGAAAAGTATCATAAAGGTGACATAAGGAAAGATTCCAATGAAGATTGGGAAAATGAATTTGTTAAGCTTGAGAAGTTTACAATTCGTGTTTGCTACCAAGTGATGCGGCGATGGCTTGTGAATGCCGAGAACTTGAGCACCAATGTGTTGAAACTTCTCACAGATATGGATAATGCTGGGGTTCCATTGGGTAAGGAAGAACATGAGCGTCTTTTGTGGGCTTGTACCCGTGAAGATCATTACATTGTGGTGAAGGAATTGTATTCTAGAATAAGAGATCGGCATTCTGAAATTAGCCTATCTGTCTGTAACCACGCAATTTGGTTGATGGGAAAGGCTAAGAAGTGGTGGGCGGCTTTGGAGATCTATGAGGAATTATTAGACAAGGGACCAAAACCAAATAACATGTCATACGAGCTTATAGTTTCTCACTTTAATATTCTTCTCAGTGCAGCTAAGAGGAGAGGTATTTGGAGATGGGGTGTTAGGCTGCTCAACAAGATGGAAGATAAAGGCCTTAAACCTGGAAGTAGGGCATGGAATGCAGTTCTTATTGCCTGTTCCAAGGCTTCAGAAACTTCTGCTGCAGTGCAGATATTCAGGAGGATGGTTGAACAAGGTGAAAAACCTACAATAATCTCCTATGGAGCCTTGCTTAGTGCACTGGAGAAGAATAAACTCTACGACGAGGCCCGCCAGGTGTGGGAGCATATGATCAAGGTGGGTGTTGAACCAAACTTGTATGCCTACACAATTATGGCTTCAGTTTTCACTGGACAAGGGAAGTTTAATTTGGTTGATGCCATCCTTAAGGAAATGGTTTCAGCAGGTATAGAACCAACAGTTGTGACATACAATGCAGTAATCAGTGGCTGTGCACGCAAGGGAATGAGCAGTGCAGTTGCATATGAATGGTTTCATCGCATGAAAGTTCAGAACATCTCCCCAAATGAGATTAGCTATGAAATGCTGATTGAGGCTCTTGCAAAGGATGGTAAACCAAGGATTGCCtacaatttatatttaagggCTCAGAATGAGGGCCTTAACCTCTCTTCAAAGGCTTATGATGCAGTCCTACAATCCTCTCAGGTGTATGAAGCAACTCTTGATTTAAGTGGTTTAGGGCCTCGGCCTCCAGATAAGAAGAAAAGACTGCAAATCAGAAAAAGTCTGACAGAATTCTGTAACTTGGCAGACGTTCCCAGGAGAAGTAAACCATTTGACAGAAAGGAGGCTTACATTTCACAAACAGAAGGAAACCCATGAGTGACTTGTGACTATCAACCGACTCCCTATGTAAtaggcaaattttttttgttccttcaTATTTTTGTACATTAGGCTATGGGGTTAACTTTCAACCGACTCCCTATGTTGTTTGCTGCTTAAAAACAGACGAGTTTGTGTCtcttattggattttttttaacacaCGAGTAGCCAATAAACATATTCAGATATGGAAAGCTAATAGCACGTGTGACCTATCATGATGGAGAACCAATGCCAGTAGGTCTCACATGGCAATTGAGGGTTGAGAAGCAAGGGACTTGTCTACATGTTCTTCCAGGACAAGGAGAAAGGTCCACTGGTACAATAAGGAGTCTATATTCCAAGTTCTAGTTTATGTTGGAGTCCTTtattaattagtctttctagtcATTCTTTTACTTGGATTTCTTATCTTATAAATAAGGGATAGTAgttgtagtttatttttatttttaaaaaaaaaagaattattaagcAAAAGCTTGTTTGTGGTTTGTTTCCTAATTGGATTCaattgtggtctctcctacccGAAATGAGTTATTGTGGTCTCTCTTACCTGAAAGGAGCTCTCAAATCCCATCTTATGTCACTACCTAACCTTGGGTACCTATCATATCATGGGTTggattatgttttaaaaaattggtgcAGCAGCAACAATGACAtatgtaatatttctctttctttctgttttaaCAGATCAGTAATGACAACAGACATAAGTAGTGgttgaaagaaaaattgatattttagaAGCAGGGTGTCTGCCAAAAAAAGAATATGGATTTATTAAAGCATGTTGATGTTGGTGTAACTCACACTTTAAATATAGATATGTTTGACGAGGCATTGCTTGCCGACAACTACAAGTTGTGGTGGCCTGATTTTGGTATCAGCTGTACGTCTGAGCTggtatttaaaatgaattatgaTTACATGGGTTTCCTTCATTTTCACAGTTGTTTGCTTTCACATTCATATTAACATTAAAACCTAAAAGGCAAAAAGAATCACCTAAAAAGTTGTACTAAATGAGccctttttatgaaaaataatttgtatttttaagatGTGTTGGGATACCTACGATTTTCCTGTGTCTTGCAAATCAGTCATGTAATTGTAAAAGGTTCTTGAATATGGGGTTTACATGCTCGAACAGGATATTCAGCAACATCTACTCCTCTTCGAACTCCTTTTACAATATGCAGCAAAGATCATTGCAATCACATTTTTCAGATTCTTAACTTGTTGGAACTGTTTCAGATTCTTCCAATCACATTTTTCAGAATCATTTTTACAGTTTTTCTTAACTTGTAACTTGCCGTACACTCCAGAGATGGTTGGGAATTGCAGAGACAACAGCAAGCAGCAGCATCTCTTGTTATGATGCTGACAGGCTTTTTTGTTTGCTTCTAATTCTAGACCAAGAAAATACCTTCCGTAGCCATGTTTCTAACCCCCACCGCTTTCCTTTCAATGATATCATCAATGTATCGTGGACGTTTACTGAAAAACACCACAAATGAAAGTTACTTGTGTTGTGCCAAAATTGGAACCAATCACGTCGTTGTGTTTTGCTGCTCCCATGCgataattatcattattttcattGGCGTGGAAATATTgacttaaccaaaaaaaaaaaaaaaaaagttttaaatacttttttcgTCTTTTGTTTTGgacttttataaaaaatatatattttttgattgataaaaaataaaaaataaaaaaggtggcCACACGCCACACAATAAATGTGCTTTTTTCGAGGTCTTCAAtacgtcgtcgtcgtcgtcgtccaGCACTTCAAATCCCTCAGAAGCAATATTGTCAGTCCCCAATGAACTAGAGACACTCCAATGCCAAAGTTAAAAAGTTTCTAAGAAAAATATCAgcgcacaataattcaatacacTTAAAAGAACTAACAATAATTCAATATGCTCAAAAGGACTAATTGAGCCCTGAGAGTGAATATGAGAAAATAGTAAATTATTTAAGATCTATTTTAGTACCCTGTGtaagggcctatttataggcttgggtTGTAGAAGTAAGCTTGAACTAACTCTTCTTATTTGAGTTGTATTAGGAGTCCatagttgagatagaactcaataGTTATCATGTAAAAataatcttgagtagtcatcttgtagagataagtaggaagtctttattataatattattctaATTGTAATATaagattattaattaattaaatagtcctgctatttaattaatatctttataGGCCTATTATTGGCCGTTGGACCCAAAATTTAGTaggcttgtagtgtgaatttattcctaACATAAACCATGAGACAAAAGATGTGTTTacccttaaaaaagaaaaaaagattgagCTTTAAAATTTTATCCAACCCAATAGAATATTAGAAATACCAGGTAAATTTCTATGTGACTTTTGCTTATTTCTATGCAATTTATTATATGTTTTCTCGTCGAAGTGACGGAGTGGAACAGGACCAATTTTGCTTTGCTTAGCATAAGcacaaaagaataataaatacagaagattttttatttttttggcgaGGAAAACTAAAAAAGGGAATTGAGTAAGCATTTGTTgcttctgattttttttatactaaCTGCTCTACCCACCATCCCTCCCGATTCGAGCCTTCGAAAGTCACAACGGTTGTCTgtgttctattttttgttttttaagaacgACCTTGTGTTCAATTGATAGACCTCGAGTGATACGTCTTTCAAAAGACAAGGCCAAAGGCCACCTGTTGTTTATGGGTTTCAGTCATTTTGTCTAGAAGAAGAGTAAAGCACTGATTTTTGTTCAAGTTCCTGTGGTGGGTATGCAGCAAACTATCTTTTAGTCTGTCGggtgttttgttgtttatggTTTCATGCTGTTTCCGGCACTTGGCCGGCGGAAAATGGTGTCTTTTGTGGTTGCAAGCCGGAATTGGAGTCGACTCTGGGATGGGGTTGTAGGGATATTAGGGAGATCTGGGTAGGTAAGGAATAAGGAGAGAGATGGAACCTCCACAGGGGTTTTTGGCTTCTTTGTGGAACTTTATTTGCTTTCTACCTTTCTTCAGTGGGCTTCTGCTTCTGGGCATAATTAAAGGTCAGTTTCAATTTGTTCCTTGTTTTGGGCCTTTCTCtggcttttttcttcttctggttTATTCTCTCTCTTCACTTAAACTGATTGTGTAGTTATATATGTATTTGGTTTTATGTTATTCAGGAAAaacataattttgaaaaaaattacttaaattaacatttttattgCAGAAAATTTGGTACTACACTGTCAGTGTCGTGTATAGTTAATCTTCTAAtttgttccttttattttttatatttagttttgcTTTCGTTTGCTTTGTGTATTGAAGTGTTTTCGAGGATGAAGTTTGACATTTCATAGACAGAAATGATAGTTTCAGGAGTGTGCTTTCTGTTTCCCCCCTTCATCTGGTCGTTAAGCCACTTCTTGGGGTTCCTTAGTTtcatttccttttcatttcatCATAATTTGCTCCTTATGGGCTTTATACTTAGTTTTGCTTTCGTTTGCTTTGTGTATTGTAGTGTTTTCGAGGATATAGTTTGACATTTCATAGACAGAAATGATAGTTTCAGGAGTGTGCTTTCTGTTTCCCCTCTTCATCTGGTCGTTAAGCTACTTCTTGGGGTTCCTCTGTTtcatttccttttcatttcatCATAATTTGCTCCTTATGGGCTGTTGTCCGTGTCtggtttgatttcttttccatGGAATTTTCTTTACTAGGCATCTGATTCATGTTTATATCACCAGGTTAGATGCTAGTTTTCATTCATGTTATATGCAAAACAAACATTTGTGCTTGAGACCTTCAGGAAAAATGAGGATGTTTTTCAAGTTTTGCATTTTGAGAAATAAGAACagctattttagttattttaatgTAGACATATGGAATAGGTATTCTTGATGTAGTAAGTAGCTTACATAGCATTGATTGGTGAATCAAGATATATTGTCTGAATGATGAGTGTTACTTTTGTTGAACACATTCAAACTTTTTACAAATTCTTGTTTCAGGTATCTTTTTCTGCCCGTTGATATGCCTTATCGTGACAGCTGGAAATTCTGCTATTATATTGGGTCTTTGGTTAGTGCATAGTGTCTGGACATATTATTCCATTTTGAGGTGCTTTCATTGACCCTCCACCTTCCTTCTGTAATTGCCTGagctatttttctattttggtttctctctttttcatattgttttttttctctaatgGGCAGAGCTAAACTATTAGGACCAGTTTTGAAGCTTCTTCTCTGCATATGTGTCCTACCTTCGCTCTTGATTTTATGGCCAGTGGTTGGTATTGTCGGAAGTATCATAAGCGGAGCAGCATATGGCTTTCTTTCACCAATATTTGCTACTTTTGATGCTGTTGGAGAAGGAAAGACTAATAAACTATTCCACTGTTTTTATGTATGTCTTCGATATTCAATTTCTGtcattctatattttttttctttcccattttGCCTTTCATAAGAGAGCTTTCTCTTTTACTACATTTGCAGGATGGAACACTGGATACTATTAAAAAGAGCTTTGATATTGTCAGggattttttggatttttgtcaCCATTCCTACTTTTCGTATATGGATGACCTCCAACAAAAAGCGCCTCCAGATGTGAAATATTATGAGATTAGGTTTTCCATGTCTTTCTGCTCTCTACATCTGCTTTTTGTTCTATCCATGTTGATGCCAATAACACCGTACCCTAAAGtagaggcttttttttttttgataaataatagaGATACCGTTAACAACGAATGGCACACCCAGATATTCAataagtatacaagagaaaacacctaGCTAAAAGGAGAGACTCATTTTATAAACAAGTTCTTCCTGATGACCAATTAGGCATAACTATCATAGTTCTCGTAACCTATATGATGAACATTGGCTCTTAAGGAGTTCTTATGCTTCACATttgctaatatatataattttgtgatGGACAGAGTAACCAGATGTGTGAGAATAGTTACACTTtcctttattccttttttttaattaaaattttttatttattgattcaaactccatcttttcaatcttggaaaagaaattgaaaaattgggcttaaataaaatattgagaaTGAAATTTTGATATCTGATATAGTGTATCCGGTTTTACACTTAAAAGACTTATTTTGTGTTCACTGTATATTAtgagtatatattttttaaatagattCTTTAGTCTTAAAAAGTAGATTTAATGTAACAGGTTTCACTGGGGGGGGGGGCGGGGCAGGGCGGGGagactatctttttttttatttatttatttttccttgagTTAGATGAGAGGAGAGAGCGAGGAAGGTAAGGGGAGTCATTTGCCCTGTCCTGGCTATGCCCATGGGTCTTGTAAGTCTTTTCATGCATATTATCTTTGAACGCTTCTTTATGGAGAAATAATGACTCCTAATATCTAGAGTTtgcttttttgttaaaatttgttttctatCCATTTCAGAATTCAGAGATGTTTTGACTGGACATCAAGATCTCTGTTCAAGTTTGAGAAGTTATAAGCTCACTCTGTAGGTGAAATTAATTGCCATTCACAAGAGGTCAATTATCCAAGGCATTGGTTAGTTGATCCTTGTTAACACACACCACTCGCATGTGGAATTGATGAAGAGGGAAGCACACAAATCTATGTgcattgtgtgtttgtgtttgtactTTGGTGGATTgtttttccctctctttctctttctcactaGACATCTTAGTATAAGACTAGCTTGATTAGTGCAGAAACCCTCtacatttcatattttttgtacttttccCTGCGACCACAGAAGTTAAGCTTTGTTTAGTCCTTTCTATAAGGAACTTATTTGTcatattgagttttttttttgtcaactcTCTTGCAGATTGCTTTATCTTCCTGCTGCAGTTATAGCTGGAGCTCTCGGTTTAATTGTTGATTTTCCATTAATCTCACTCATTGCTCTGTGCAAAAGTCCTTACATGCTCTTTAAGGGATGGCGCCGTTTGTTTCATGACCTTATAGGTCGTGAAGGCCCTTTCTTGGAGACAATATGTGTACCTATTGCAGGTCTTGTTATCCTACTCTGGCCATTGGCTGTTGTTGGGGCAATGTTAGGCTCCATCGTGGCCAGTATCTTTCTTGGTGCTTATGCAGGTGTGGTTGTTTATCAGGTAAAACCTCAATGAATTTTGCTACTGCTTCTTAGTCGTATAGTTAACAAAGCTTGTTTGTAAATCGCTGCTGTCAAGTGTTTTTTCTGTTACTGGAAGGGCATATGTAAGCAGCCTTTTGAATTGAGTTAATTTGTTGTTCAAATGTTTGTTTCAAATGAGATCACATTGACAACTAAAGAATGACactaaatgatttttttagtatCACCAAGGGTGGTAGTTCAATGGTTTCAAGGGAATCCCCATGAGGTTGAGCATGCACTAGGGTCTGGGTTCGACTCTCGCAATGGGAATCCCTTAACCTATTATTGTTAGCCATCTTGAGTCCCATTGATGCTCTGGTAGGACAGTGTTAAGCTATAGCTCGGTCGGTCTCGAGGGAGGGCCTGTGGTTCCCACCGTCTAGGCCCCTCCTGAGCGGCACCCTGCAAGTTGGTCACACCCAAGTAGGATAGCTCCAATTGGCCTCCTCCTCCagccttttcaaaaaaaaaaaaaaaaaaaaaattttagtaacATTTAGTAATAAATTTGTATTGTCAAATTCCATGTTAAATAGGATAATAATTACATTTCCACGTGGTTCTAATGCCTTCAAAGTGATTGTTGCTATAGttgacttttgttttcttcaaccGATTACTGTTAATAAATGTTTCAGCCTAAGGTTAGAATAAATTGCAAGTTGTCCCATTTTGTAGCGTTTAGTCAATGTAGTCTCACAACAAGTGTGCATGTCATGATTTATTTCAAGCAATTTCACCTATGTTATAATCACCAAGGATGTTCATGTCAGAGACATTGAGATCATGCCAGATACTGAAACCTGTTGTGCGGTGTCCTTGTTACACAGATTGCAGGCCACACATAtgtattgatattttttggTCTTTGGATTACAGGAGGATTCCTTTTGGTTGGGGCTTCGCTATATTGTTGCATCCTTGTCCATATATGATGAATACAGCAATGATGTTCTTGACATGCCAGAAGGATCCATCTTTCCTAGGTTTTGTTCAGCACTCTAATTCTTTATGGCTGTGATATAGGGTTCATGCACTTTGACATGTTATTCTGGTGTTAACAGGCCTCATTACCGAAAGAAGGATGCATTGTCAAGGACAAGCTCTCATTCAGCTTCTTTCTCAAGGCGCAGCTCTTTCCGAAATCATCCCTCCCACTCAGGGTCAATGAAGAACCCTATGGTTGAGTTGAAGCCACTTGAGGTATTTTGTATACATTGCATTTGACCTTAAAGGAATGCTTCCCTCTGGAATAAATTTATGTTCTCTATCTGTATGTGTTTGATGATCTGGACTTAATTGAACAGTTCTGATTTTCAAAAGCGCCCAAGTTTTTTTTAGCTCATGGTTTAGGTGCTGAATGAAATGTTTGCTTGTGACTCATGTAGCTACTTGATAGCTTATTAAAGGATTCTCAACGCCTCGGTGAAACAATGGTTTCTGAAGGACTAATAACACTTCAAGATTTGGAAGATGCAGTGTGTAGTAAGGGTAGCAGAGTTATTAACATTGGATTACCGGCTTACAGCCTTGTCTGGACA
This window of the Corylus avellana chromosome ca5, CavTom2PMs-1.0 genome carries:
- the LOC132180463 gene encoding uncharacterized membrane protein At3g27390 isoform X1, encoding MEPPQGFLASLWNFICFLPFFSGLLLLGIIKGIFFCPLICLIVTAGNSAIILGLWLVHSVWTYYSILRAKLLGPVLKLLLCICVLPSLLILWPVVGIVGSIISGAAYGFLSPIFATFDAVGEGKTNKLFHCFYDGTLDTIKKSFDIVRDFLDFCHHSYFSYMDDLQQKAPPDVKYYEIRLLYLPAAVIAGALGLIVDFPLISLIALCKSPYMLFKGWRRLFHDLIGREGPFLETICVPIAGLVILLWPLAVVGAMLGSIVASIFLGAYAGVVVYQEDSFWLGLRYIVASLSIYDEYSNDVLDMPEGSIFPRPHYRKKDALSRTSSHSASFSRRSSFRNHPSHSGSMKNPMVELKPLELLDSLLKDSQRLGETMVSEGLITLQDLEDAVCSKGSRVINIGLPAYSLVWTLVRSAKADSAGLLLADNVTEITSRNRPKDTFFDWFFNPLLIIKDQIKAENLSEAEEDYFSKLVLLSGDPERLKNSSIGSPPESELKRAELEALARRLQGITKSIIRYPTFRRRFEDLVKAMSEDLAKKNDTGPKTITRSKSAFVRMFSHNSFRKTSYHGSDQESQLVAREVDIS
- the LOC132182932 gene encoding protein LOW PHOTOSYNTHETIC EFFICIENCY 1, chloroplastic, producing the protein MQALNTLPSKGDLWVVPQLGFELGSSCRIGSRRIRKRISGPVCHSRLLLSNDVRVVRRGSCCGSSKLDLGCMCSKLKVALFCMPKKSPFGALVALAWALEQQPIGNEFLREGSDLVNAVSGETERLGEADDSDDNDKRGDGDPESGEEKSTQVDVRSLAWSLRFARTADDVEEVLKDKGELPLQVYSSMIRGFGRDKRMNSAMAVVEWLKKKKLQTNGLIGPNLFIYNSLLGAVKQSQEFGEMDKVLNDMAQEGVLPNVVTYNALMAIYLEQGRATEALNILEEIQKKGLTPSPVSYSTTLLAYRKMEDGHGALRLFIEFREKYHKGDIRKDSNEDWENEFVKLEKFTIRVCYQVMRRWLVNAENLSTNVLKLLTDMDNAGVPLGKEEHERLLWACTREDHYIVVKELYSRIRDRHSEISLSVCNHAIWLMGKAKKWWAALEIYEELLDKGPKPNNMSYELIVSHFNILLSAAKRRGIWRWGVRLLNKMEDKGLKPGSRAWNAVLIACSKASETSAAVQIFRRMVEQGEKPTIISYGALLSALEKNKLYDEARQVWEHMIKVGVEPNLYAYTIMASVFTGQGKFNLVDAILKEMVSAGIEPTVVTYNAVISGCARKGMSSAVAYEWFHRMKVQNISPNEISYEMLIEALAKDGKPRIAYNLYLRAQNEGLNLSSKAYDAVLQSSQVYEATLDLSGLGPRPPDKKKRLQIRKSLTEFCNLADVPRRSKPFDRKEAYISQTEGNP